Proteins co-encoded in one Saprospira grandis genomic window:
- a CDS encoding IS5 family transposase → MTNVEKTLQNYALTNRFYTAQGEFIFNVWFPPLASKNFIAKRPKRGRPKTISDEFIRYLFRLKVLFSFGYRQLEGILKCVVSEYNLDVNPISYSQICRRVKKLKLNIKPKKTDDELSIAIDSTGLKIKGQGEWRRIKHTEKYRSGWIKVHLAVNDKTGEILVVEITTEQKTDASQLLKMIKKLKPFNIKQVYADGAYDQTKCREAICDAGAVPLIPPRKNARLKKGKNGELVDSYRNDDILYIWELGAAAWKQDLGYHRRNLSETAMMRLKHFFSERLSSISFKMQKQEVLMRIQILNELNAVKLEVAANQ, encoded by the coding sequence ATGACAAATGTAGAAAAAACCTTACAGAATTACGCACTAACCAACAGATTTTATACCGCCCAAGGGGAGTTTATTTTTAATGTTTGGTTCCCGCCTTTGGCAAGCAAAAACTTCATCGCTAAGCGCCCAAAACGCGGCAGACCTAAAACAATTTCTGATGAATTTATTCGCTATTTATTCCGCTTAAAAGTGCTTTTTTCGTTTGGATACCGACAATTAGAAGGTATTCTAAAATGCGTTGTTTCCGAATATAATTTGGATGTCAATCCAATATCTTACAGCCAAATATGCCGTAGAGTCAAAAAACTAAAGCTGAATATTAAGCCTAAAAAAACGGATGACGAGCTGTCTATAGCAATAGATAGTACAGGACTAAAAATAAAAGGACAGGGAGAATGGCGGAGAATAAAACATACCGAAAAGTACCGTTCTGGCTGGATTAAAGTACATTTGGCCGTAAATGACAAAACAGGAGAAATCCTGGTTGTAGAGATTACCACAGAGCAAAAAACCGATGCTTCTCAACTCCTCAAAATGATAAAAAAATTGAAGCCATTTAATATTAAGCAAGTTTATGCAGATGGCGCCTATGACCAAACAAAATGTCGAGAAGCAATTTGTGATGCTGGGGCGGTTCCATTGATTCCCCCACGTAAAAATGCTCGCCTAAAAAAAGGAAAAAATGGAGAGCTAGTCGATAGTTATCGCAATGATGATATTTTATATATCTGGGAGTTAGGAGCGGCTGCTTGGAAACAAGATTTAGGCTATCATCGTCGAAATTTAAGCGAAACGGCAATGATGCGACTCAAGCACTTTTTCTCTGAACGGCTCTCTTCGATCAGCTTCAAAATGCAGAAACAAGAAGTGCTGATGCGTATTCAAATTTTAAATGAGCTTAATGCCGTCAAGCTAGAAGTTGCTGCTAATCAGTAA
- a CDS encoding type I restriction endonuclease subunit R produces the protein MTTQTEQILENELVEQLIGLGYEYLPIKEESDLVANFKRQLERLNGISLSETEMQRLLLQLNQGSIFERSKRLRAKKLELQKDDQETIYLSLWDQKNWAENKFQLIRQMRMDGRYKNIYDLNILINGLPLLHIELKRRGIEMKEAFNQIHRYSHQSFLMGQALFSYTQLFVISNGVNTKYFANNKTGELNFKQTFYWANKENQKISRLEEFAQHFLAPPQLFKMISRYMVLSEANKRILVMRPYQCHATEAILNRVKNNGGNGYIWHTTGSGKTLTSFKSSQLLQELPKVKKVVFVVDRKDLDYQTIKEFDSFSKDCVSATENSKQLIQRFLGRDKLIVTTIQKLNSVIHKEKKREKLLPLQEEEMVFIFDECHRSQFGESHRRIKDFFKKVQLFGFTGTPIQAKNAMDTKWGKQSTKSLFDECLHRYIITDAIRDENVLRFLVEYVGRYKKTATANEIDIEVEDIDRQELLEHEYRLEKIVDYIIKYHPIKTKNKKYNAIFCLPSIPVLNKYYEIFKRKKAEGAHDLNIACIFSYGSNESPEGQDETQDGYTYRAHSRDRLEEAMMDYNASFNANYNSQSSQSFDNYYKDIAKRLRDGQIDILLVVNMFLTGFDSPRLNTLYVDKNLRYHGLIQAFSRTNRLMGSEKSQGNIVCFRNLKQATDDALLLYSDKDAPELAYSPSYEEQREKFDEKIMALKKLVPTVDSVDFLPSEEEELAFVQGFRELIRLQNMLSAFVDFDLEQTAMQEQEFADYKSKYLDLYEKVRQNRKLNKTSVLEEVDFELELIQRDEINVVYILQLLQKAASASAEKRSLAIERLLQQLQAEVSLRSKKDLIEKFIRDNLPKIEEADDIPDAFEEFMRKEQAASFQAICQQYDLDQEKFEQLVKNYLYSQKMPSSDQLLASRKEKPKLLERNKIAQGIREELEDFVGRFME, from the coding sequence ATGACGACGCAAACAGAACAAATACTAGAGAATGAATTGGTAGAGCAACTAATTGGCCTGGGCTATGAATACCTGCCCATTAAGGAAGAAAGTGATTTAGTAGCCAATTTTAAGCGGCAATTGGAGCGCCTCAATGGAATTTCTTTGTCGGAAACAGAAATGCAACGTTTGCTCCTGCAATTGAATCAGGGAAGTATTTTTGAGCGCTCAAAACGCTTGCGGGCCAAAAAACTGGAATTACAAAAAGATGATCAAGAAACGATCTATTTGAGTTTGTGGGATCAAAAAAATTGGGCAGAAAATAAATTCCAATTGATTCGACAAATGCGGATGGATGGGCGCTATAAAAATATTTATGACCTGAATATTTTGATTAATGGGCTGCCCTTGCTGCATATTGAATTAAAACGGCGAGGCATCGAGATGAAAGAAGCCTTTAATCAGATTCATCGTTATAGCCATCAATCTTTTTTGATGGGCCAAGCTTTGTTCTCTTACACACAACTTTTTGTGATTTCGAATGGCGTAAACACTAAATATTTTGCGAACAATAAAACAGGCGAGCTCAATTTTAAGCAGACCTTTTATTGGGCCAATAAAGAAAACCAGAAAATTAGTCGCTTAGAAGAATTTGCGCAGCATTTTTTGGCTCCGCCTCAGCTTTTTAAAATGATTAGCCGCTATATGGTGCTCTCTGAAGCAAATAAGCGGATTTTAGTGATGCGACCTTATCAGTGCCATGCTACAGAAGCTATTCTAAATCGAGTGAAAAATAATGGGGGCAATGGATATATCTGGCACACAACAGGCTCGGGAAAAACATTGACCTCTTTTAAAAGTAGCCAACTTTTGCAAGAGCTGCCCAAAGTGAAAAAAGTTGTTTTTGTTGTAGATCGCAAAGATTTAGATTATCAGACGATCAAAGAGTTTGATAGTTTTTCTAAAGATTGTGTGTCGGCTACAGAAAATAGCAAGCAACTAATTCAACGTTTTTTGGGCCGAGACAAATTGATTGTCACGACCATTCAGAAGCTAAATTCCGTCATTCATAAAGAAAAGAAGCGAGAAAAACTCCTGCCCTTACAAGAGGAAGAAATGGTTTTCATTTTTGATGAGTGCCATCGTTCGCAATTTGGAGAAAGCCATCGCCGAATCAAGGACTTTTTTAAAAAGGTGCAGCTTTTTGGCTTTACCGGCACGCCCATTCAGGCAAAAAACGCCATGGATACCAAATGGGGCAAACAAAGCACAAAAAGTCTTTTTGATGAATGTTTGCATAGATACATCATCACGGATGCTATTCGAGATGAAAATGTGCTTCGTTTTTTGGTGGAATATGTGGGGCGCTATAAAAAAACGGCCACGGCCAATGAAATTGACATTGAAGTAGAGGATATTGATCGCCAAGAATTGCTAGAGCATGAATATCGCTTGGAAAAAATTGTCGACTATATTATTAAGTACCACCCGATTAAGACCAAAAATAAAAAGTACAATGCCATTTTTTGTCTGCCCAGCATTCCCGTTTTAAATAAGTACTATGAAATTTTCAAGCGAAAAAAAGCCGAGGGCGCGCATGACTTAAATATTGCTTGCATTTTTAGTTATGGGAGCAATGAATCGCCAGAAGGGCAGGATGAAACTCAGGATGGCTATACTTATCGGGCGCATAGTCGAGATCGTTTAGAAGAAGCGATGATGGATTATAATGCGAGTTTTAATGCGAACTACAACAGCCAGAGCAGTCAATCTTTTGACAATTATTATAAAGACATTGCAAAACGGCTGCGCGATGGACAAATCGATATTTTATTGGTGGTCAATATGTTTTTGACTGGATTTGACAGTCCGCGGCTCAATACCTTATATGTAGATAAAAATTTGCGCTATCATGGTTTGATTCAGGCTTTTTCTCGGACCAATCGTTTGATGGGCAGTGAAAAATCGCAGGGAAATATTGTTTGTTTTCGCAACTTGAAGCAGGCCACCGATGATGCGCTTCTTTTATATTCGGACAAAGACGCTCCGGAGCTGGCTTATAGTCCCAGTTATGAAGAACAGCGAGAAAAATTTGACGAGAAAATCATGGCCTTAAAAAAATTGGTCCCTACAGTCGATTCGGTAGATTTTTTACCTTCGGAAGAGGAAGAGCTGGCTTTTGTGCAGGGTTTTCGGGAGTTAATTCGTTTGCAGAACATGCTTTCGGCCTTTGTCGATTTTGATTTGGAGCAAACGGCCATGCAAGAGCAGGAGTTTGCGGATTATAAATCGAAATATTTGGACCTCTATGAAAAAGTTCGGCAAAATCGGAAGCTCAATAAAACTTCTGTTTTAGAAGAGGTTGATTTTGAGTTGGAATTGATTCAGCGCGATGAAATCAATGTCGTTTATATTTTGCAGCTTTTGCAAAAGGCTGCTTCAGCTTCGGCAGAAAAAAGAAGCTTGGCCATTGAGCGGCTGCTTCAGCAGCTGCAGGCAGAAGTCAGTTTGCGCAGCAAAAAAGATTTAATTGAGAAATTTATTCGGGACAACCTGCCAAAGATCGAAGAGGCCGATGATATTCCCGATGCCTTTGAAGAATTCATGCGCAAGGAACAAGCCGCTAGTTTTCAGGCGATTTGTCAGCAATATGATTTGGACCAAGAAAAATTTGAGCAGCTGGTCAAAAACTATTTGTATAGCCAGAAAATGCCCTCTAGCGATCAATTACTCGCCAGCCGAAAAGAAAAACCTAAATTATTAGAGCGAAATAAAATTGCCCAGGGCATAAGAGAAGAGCTGGAGGACTTTGTTGGGCGGTTTATGGAGTAG
- a CDS encoding ATP-dependent nuclease: MKKIVIRNIRHIKELEFEIPTKAGVYVLAGGNGAGKTTLLTTLHKIVDKDAFKRLFINTNEEETSFAGEVEYTVGKEKKTYRNGGARWTPKPKKGVNEFFKKFGFSATDFLSAAGDGRRFFSQKGDIPTKSFFKAEPEEFQQQLNELLETNKFSDLMSAKLKFRGKIPAKEQRNRKVYAIKNRNTFYTERNFSLGELLVLNTIAVIEDIEENSMLVIDEVEMALHPRLQMRLYKYLEQKAKEKNLVILLSTHSSSLIKIAKNIYYLENDGSGKIEVLKGVCPTYVLKEVAIEEDEHPEQVFFVEDVMARKLLEATLDYYFNLTGLVRPTYKVLPIGGYTNILNFAEHVEGYLFDEKIGQHIFFDEDVKDALKKIKEKKSLEKGEEKLLKQFKNKKKTINYLPITPEHGLWNYLKSGAADDNFKEQYGLRLKDLVEKIEQQIPPTADATINNSDNRNKAKKQLASLLEKVATKKSIQEDAVLDTLFQFYVESYYSEAQHKNSLKTTFGKIFPKKTKRN; the protein is encoded by the coding sequence ATGAAAAAAATTGTCATTAGAAATATTCGGCACATCAAGGAATTGGAGTTTGAAATTCCTACTAAAGCGGGAGTTTATGTTTTAGCAGGAGGAAATGGTGCTGGTAAAACAACCTTATTAACAACACTGCATAAGATTGTTGATAAAGATGCCTTTAAAAGGCTATTTATAAATACAAATGAGGAGGAAACTTCTTTTGCAGGAGAAGTAGAGTATACTGTTGGAAAAGAGAAAAAAACGTATAGAAATGGAGGTGCACGCTGGACTCCAAAACCTAAAAAAGGAGTAAATGAATTTTTTAAAAAATTTGGATTTTCAGCAACAGATTTTTTATCGGCAGCTGGAGATGGTCGGCGCTTTTTTTCTCAAAAGGGAGATATCCCAACCAAATCTTTTTTTAAAGCAGAACCAGAGGAGTTTCAACAGCAATTAAATGAATTGTTAGAGACTAATAAATTTAGCGACTTGATGTCGGCTAAACTTAAATTTAGAGGTAAAATACCTGCAAAAGAACAACGAAATAGAAAAGTATATGCAATTAAAAACAGAAATACTTTTTATACAGAACGTAATTTTTCTTTAGGGGAGTTACTTGTTTTGAATACTATTGCAGTGATTGAAGATATAGAGGAAAACTCTATGTTGGTTATTGATGAGGTCGAAATGGCTTTACATCCTCGTTTGCAAATGAGATTGTATAAATACCTAGAACAAAAGGCCAAAGAAAAAAATCTTGTCATTTTGTTATCTACCCACTCTAGTAGCTTGATAAAAATAGCGAAGAATATTTACTACTTAGAAAATGATGGTAGCGGAAAAATTGAAGTTTTAAAAGGTGTTTGCCCAACTTATGTATTGAAAGAAGTTGCTATTGAAGAGGATGAACATCCTGAACAAGTGTTTTTTGTGGAGGATGTCATGGCTAGAAAACTACTAGAAGCTACTCTTGATTATTATTTTAATCTAACAGGTTTAGTGCGCCCAACTTATAAAGTTCTACCTATTGGAGGCTACACCAATATTTTAAACTTTGCAGAGCATGTTGAAGGATATTTGTTTGATGAAAAAATTGGGCAACATATTTTCTTTGACGAGGATGTAAAGGATGCGCTAAAGAAAATTAAGGAAAAGAAAAGTCTAGAAAAGGGAGAGGAGAAATTGTTAAAACAGTTTAAAAACAAGAAAAAAACAATTAATTATCTTCCGATAACTCCTGAGCATGGGCTTTGGAATTATTTGAAGTCAGGAGCTGCTGATGATAACTTTAAAGAGCAATATGGACTGCGGCTAAAAGATTTAGTGGAGAAGATAGAACAGCAAATACCACCTACTGCAGATGCAACAATAAACAATAGTGATAACCGAAATAAAGCCAAAAAACAGCTAGCTAGTTTATTAGAAAAAGTAGCCACGAAAAAATCTATACAAGAAGATGCTGTATTGGACACTCTTTTTCAGTTTTATGTTGAGTCTTATTATAGTGAAGCTCAACATAAGAATAGTTTAAAAACAACCTTTGGGAAAATTTTCCCGAAAAAGACAAAACGAAATTAG
- a CDS encoding protein kinase domain-containing protein — protein MHSLYLSKRKDKIILASKPFAAGGEGQLFKIRTPKIYQDRVAKIYHPHKLTEEKIAKLRLLLKDPLAHYRPEEQPSFVWPEDIIENERGEAIGFIMRMVSGKKLELFCLPTLPKKMREEWGRFALSAKMGREFRLRIAFNLANALYRLQQSEKYVLVDFKPENVLLQSDGQISIVDVDSLQISENGKLRFKAAVTTPEYAAAEYYRRPRSNYFSPSWDNFALAVIIYKLLLGIHPFAASAKGKWENLASLHQKIEAGLFVHHPKADQLFSSVPPPHQNYHSFSAEFRNLFQLAFVEGHKSPELRPNAEKWCWIILQEMQDGKLRTAFEKKMSAQTFAAYRLPPLERIMPNLNQYASGELSLSPTLRMAIDWKTPIHFKQFLEADPAKKYSAVSEVWLLNILIGLFITFSLRMLLIFISSSFASWLEEMGQNRLAFLIFLFFVAWSIISLLIGGLFGGAYPRQKLQNSIHDLIQSLEHREKQMLREQEVLQENIKKSMQKHRLSWQKKFGVALLDWEAKEEALAATYQELLTAEKEFETAAKKEVVHLIQAVHPALQNVRTLWRAEEILDKKEQQAVLAQKNNPEEKGRIKKQFAAYRAALKKVNLKLQEKMKAYKLSQEERYEEFRDRMQLEYEEEEQKMKALYRETYADIWKKEERFHRKSLALWSPAALEEIDSDIVKAKKLKDKLTRW, from the coding sequence ATGCACAGCCTTTATTTAAGTAAACGCAAAGACAAAATTATTTTGGCCAGCAAACCTTTTGCGGCTGGGGGAGAAGGGCAGTTGTTTAAAATTAGAACGCCAAAAATTTATCAGGATCGGGTAGCAAAAATTTATCATCCGCATAAATTGACGGAAGAAAAAATAGCCAAGCTCAGGCTTTTATTAAAAGATCCCTTGGCGCATTATCGGCCAGAGGAGCAGCCGAGTTTTGTTTGGCCCGAAGATATTATAGAAAATGAGCGGGGCGAGGCCATTGGTTTTATTATGCGAATGGTTAGTGGAAAAAAGCTAGAGCTCTTTTGTTTGCCCACTTTGCCCAAAAAAATGCGTGAAGAATGGGGCCGTTTTGCTTTATCGGCTAAAATGGGCCGAGAATTTCGCTTGCGCATTGCCTTTAACCTAGCCAATGCGCTTTATCGTTTGCAGCAATCGGAAAAATATGTTTTGGTCGATTTTAAGCCCGAAAATGTTTTGTTGCAAAGCGATGGGCAAATTTCTATTGTGGATGTAGACTCGCTGCAAATTTCGGAAAATGGAAAATTGCGCTTTAAAGCGGCGGTAACTACGCCAGAATATGCCGCAGCAGAATATTATCGGCGACCAAGAAGTAATTATTTTTCTCCAAGTTGGGATAATTTTGCCTTGGCCGTTATTATTTACAAATTATTATTGGGCATTCATCCTTTTGCGGCCTCGGCCAAGGGGAAATGGGAAAACCTAGCGAGTTTGCATCAAAAAATTGAGGCCGGCTTATTTGTTCATCATCCCAAGGCGGATCAACTTTTTTCATCTGTTCCGCCACCGCATCAAAATTATCATAGCTTTTCGGCAGAGTTTCGAAATTTGTTTCAGTTAGCTTTTGTAGAGGGACATAAATCGCCCGAACTTCGCCCTAATGCAGAGAAATGGTGTTGGATAATCTTGCAAGAAATGCAAGATGGAAAATTGCGGACTGCTTTTGAGAAAAAAATGAGCGCGCAGACTTTTGCCGCCTATCGCTTGCCTCCTTTAGAACGTATTATGCCCAATTTAAATCAGTATGCAAGCGGAGAGTTGTCTTTATCGCCGACTTTGCGCATGGCTATAGATTGGAAAACGCCCATTCATTTTAAGCAGTTTTTGGAGGCCGATCCAGCAAAGAAGTACTCTGCTGTTAGTGAAGTTTGGCTGTTGAATATTTTGATTGGTCTATTTATTACGTTTTCTCTTCGCATGCTGTTGATTTTCATCAGTTCCTCTTTTGCGAGTTGGTTAGAAGAGATGGGGCAAAATCGGCTTGCTTTTTTGATCTTCTTATTTTTTGTGGCCTGGTCCATTATTTCTCTGTTGATTGGGGGACTATTTGGGGGGGCTTATCCGCGTCAAAAATTACAAAATAGCATACACGATCTTATTCAAAGTTTGGAGCATCGAGAAAAACAAATGCTTAGAGAGCAGGAGGTTTTGCAAGAAAATATTAAAAAAAGCATGCAAAAGCATCGGCTAAGTTGGCAAAAGAAGTTTGGAGTGGCTCTATTGGATTGGGAAGCAAAGGAAGAGGCCTTAGCTGCAACTTACCAAGAACTACTGACCGCAGAAAAGGAGTTTGAAACTGCGGCTAAAAAAGAAGTGGTCCATTTAATTCAGGCGGTACATCCGGCCTTGCAAAATGTTCGGACTCTTTGGCGGGCGGAAGAAATTTTGGATAAAAAAGAACAGCAGGCTGTTTTGGCCCAAAAAAATAATCCAGAGGAAAAAGGACGCATTAAAAAACAGTTTGCTGCTTATCGAGCGGCTTTAAAAAAGGTTAATCTCAAGCTGCAAGAAAAAATGAAGGCCTATAAATTATCGCAAGAAGAGCGTTATGAGGAATTTCGCGATCGGATGCAGCTTGAATATGAGGAAGAAGAGCAAAAAATGAAAGCCCTTTATAGAGAGACTTATGCCGACATTTGGAAAAAAGAGGAGCGTTTTCATCGAAAAAGTTTAGCCTTATGGTCGCCAGCAGCCTTAGAAGAAATTGATTCGGATATAGTTAAGGCCAAAAAACTAAAGGATAAATTGACAAGATGGTAG
- a CDS encoding putative quinol monooxygenase: protein MKEQKLTIVAQLEVKAEKVEFIKEELFKLVKATRLEEGCIVYDLNQDFKDPNSFLIYELWESRALWEQHMQSEHLLAYREAAADALVQFSVQEMQGLEP from the coding sequence ATGAAAGAACAAAAATTAACGATTGTCGCTCAACTAGAAGTGAAGGCCGAAAAAGTTGAATTTATTAAGGAAGAATTATTTAAATTGGTAAAAGCCACTCGATTGGAGGAAGGTTGTATCGTTTATGACTTAAATCAGGATTTTAAAGATCCGAATTCATTTTTAATTTATGAGCTTTGGGAAAGTCGCGCACTTTGGGAGCAGCATATGCAAAGCGAACATTTGTTGGCCTATCGAGAAGCTGCTGCGGATGCGCTTGTTCAGTTTTCTGTGCAAGAAATGCAGGGCTTGGAACCATAA
- a CDS encoding McrC family protein produces the protein MNKQFTVYEHEKLYLGENGLTKKQLEQLQVFHERGGHPYFSLGHKYVKFCEQVGVLQLADFSIEILPKADKSADKNHWRKMLIDILRAVDSLPIQTPSSSQLKLKPNAILSLYFDLYIKELQYLLHRGLIKRYKKVERNQTALKGKLIFAKQLQKNICQQQRFYVRHSQYNKEHFIHQILYKALILLSKVNREANLKSKIGSLLLDFPPMPDLFISEASFQKFSFHRNNEHYRRALAIARLLLLHYHPDLQRGQQEVLALMFDMNALWERFIFKSLKKQLGPTDHIWAEPRKKFWQFSDQNSSVYMKPDIILQLNNKKYVLDCKWKRLEQSKPSPHDLRQLYVYLDYYEGQKAALIHPNGVSKLGFFQSQKKSAAKDCSILGVSIPHDKNIRAWQQEIFRQVKNWAEE, from the coding sequence ATGAACAAGCAATTTACTGTTTATGAGCATGAAAAATTGTATTTGGGCGAAAATGGCTTGACGAAAAAGCAGTTGGAGCAACTACAAGTTTTTCATGAGCGGGGCGGACATCCTTATTTTTCTTTGGGCCATAAATATGTCAAGTTTTGCGAGCAGGTAGGTGTTTTGCAACTGGCTGATTTTAGCATTGAAATTTTGCCCAAGGCCGATAAATCAGCGGATAAAAATCACTGGCGAAAAATGTTGATTGATATTTTGCGTGCTGTGGATAGTTTGCCCATTCAAACGCCCAGCAGCAGCCAGTTGAAACTCAAACCCAATGCAATTTTATCGCTTTACTTTGATTTATATATCAAAGAGTTGCAGTATTTATTGCATAGAGGATTGATTAAGCGCTACAAAAAAGTGGAGCGAAATCAAACGGCATTAAAAGGGAAGTTAATTTTTGCCAAGCAGCTTCAAAAAAATATTTGTCAGCAGCAGCGCTTTTATGTTCGCCACAGTCAATATAATAAGGAGCATTTTATTCATCAGATTTTGTACAAAGCCTTGATTTTATTGAGTAAAGTTAATCGAGAGGCAAATTTGAAGAGTAAAATTGGCTCGCTATTGCTTGATTTTCCGCCCATGCCCGATCTTTTTATTTCGGAGGCCAGTTTTCAAAAATTTTCTTTTCATCGCAACAATGAGCATTATCGGCGGGCGCTGGCCATTGCGCGGCTATTATTATTGCATTATCATCCAGATTTGCAGCGGGGACAGCAAGAAGTTTTGGCCCTGATGTTTGATATGAATGCTCTTTGGGAGCGCTTTATTTTTAAGAGTTTAAAAAAACAATTGGGTCCTACTGATCACATTTGGGCCGAGCCGCGAAAAAAGTTTTGGCAATTTTCGGATCAAAATTCATCCGTTTACATGAAGCCCGACATTATTTTGCAGCTCAACAACAAAAAGTATGTTTTAGACTGCAAATGGAAGCGATTGGAGCAATCCAAACCTTCTCCGCATGATTTGCGGCAACTTTATGTCTATCTAGATTATTATGAGGGCCAAAAAGCGGCTTTAATTCACCCCAATGGAGTTTCAAAATTAGGTTTTTTTCAGTCACAGAAAAAATCGGCTGCAAAAGACTGTAGTATTTTAGGCGTTTCTATTCCCCACGATAAAAATATAAGGGCTTGGCAGCAAGAAATATTTAGGCAGGTGAAAAACTGGGCGGAGGAATAA